A genomic stretch from Arachis stenosperma cultivar V10309 chromosome 3, arast.V10309.gnm1.PFL2, whole genome shotgun sequence includes:
- the LOC130966636 gene encoding uncharacterized mitochondrial protein AtMg00310-like yields MGCFKLPSGLCQHIVSMTNRFYWGSKKGERKIHWIKWDKMCLPKQCGGLEFRDIEAFNMALLAKQGWRLIRNPDSLVAKTIGCKYFNRKSFLSSKIGFTPSYTWRSIWQAKGVLERGGCWKVGNGNNIKIWKDPWLPKQNGSKVWSPPKILEADATIAELMTTDDKEWNRRLINQIFLNFEVKQIIKIPIPRSDQPDRFIWKKARDGNFRVKLAYHEIKIQNRNQPYNSSIDQEEENTWKQL; encoded by the coding sequence ATGGGATGCTTCAAACTCCCAAGCGGCCTATGCCAGCACATTGTGTCTATGACCAATAGATTCTATTGGGGCTCaaaaaagggagaaaggaaGATTCATTGGATAAAATGGGACAAGATGTGCCTACCAAAACAGTGCGGAGGACTGGAATTCAGAGATATCGAAGCTTTCAATATGGCGCTTCTTGCAAAACAAGGATGGAGATTGATCAGGAACCCAGATTCGTTAGTAGCCAAAACCATAGGATGCAAGTACTTTAATAGAAAGAGTTTTCTAAGCTCGAAAATTGGTTTCACACCAAGCTATACTTGGAGGAGCATTTGGCAAGCAAAAGGAGTGTTGGAAAGGGGAGGTTGTTGGAAAGTTGGAAATGGAAACAACATCAAGATATGGAAGGACCCCTGGTTGCCAAAACAAAATGGATCAAAAGTCTGGTCCCCTCCAAAGATTCTTGAAGCAGATGCAACAATTGCAGAGCTGATGACAACAGATGACAAAGAATGGAATAGAAGGCTAATAAACCAGATTTTCCTAAATTTTGAAGTAAAGCAGATTATCAAAATTCCTATTCCCAGATCAGATCAACCAGACAGGTTTATTTGGAAGAAAGCTAGAGATGGAAATTTCAGAGTCAAACTGGCCTATCAtgaaataaaaatccaaaacaGGAACCAACCATACAATTCAAGCATAGACCAAGAGGAAGAAAATACCTGGAAGCAACTATGA
- the LOC130969613 gene encoding high mobility group B protein 6-like, with amino-acid sequence MADTAAEVPTRRSRSKRALKDKNSSTNESANTITTKVSEFTPPISEQVIVKENLDTSTTVSQPKKGRAASKKQSTKQQQQQSPSSFEKELLEMQEKLQQLHLEKEKTEELLKAKDEALKLKDQELENRGKEQEKLQTELKKLQKLKEFKPTMNLPLPKDKEQDKKDKKKRPSAPYILWCKDQWNEIKKTNSEAEFKDISNMLGAKWKTVSAEEKKPYEEKYNAEKEAYMEVMAKEKRETEALKLLEEDQKQKMAMELLEQYMQFRQETEKETTKKNKKEKDPLKPKHPMSAYILFTNDRRAALVAENKSVVEVAKITGEEWKNMTEEQKRPYEEMAKKKKEQYVQEMEAYKQRKHEEAANLMKEEEEHMKLQKQEALQLLKKKEKTEILIKKTKQKKKQNKEDKNSDPNRPKRPPSSFLLFSKEARKALHEERPGINISTLNALISLKWKELSEEDRQMWNGKASEAMEVYKKELEEYNKTIATSTEE; translated from the exons ATGGCTGACACCGCTGCAGAAGTTCCCACAAGGAGGTCAAGGAGCAAAAGGGCTCTCAAGGACAAAAACTCGTCAACAAATGAGTCCGCAAACACCATCACCACCAAGGTCTCAGAATTCACACCTCCAATTTCTGAACAAGTGATAGTGAAGGAGAACCTCGACACCTCCACCACCGTTTCTCAACCCAAGAAAGGAAGAGCTGCTTCAAAGAAACAAAGCACgaagcagcagcagcagcaatctccttcttcttttgagAAAGAGTTGCTTGAGATGCAGGAGAAGCTGCAGCAGCTGCACCTCGAGAAGGAGAAAACCGAGGAGCTCTTAAAAGCCAAGGATGAGGCCCTCAAGCTCAAGGACCAAGAGCTTGAAAACCGAGGCAAGGAACAGGAGAAGCTCCAGACCGAGCTCAAGAAGCTCCAGAAGTTGAAGGAGTTCAAACCCACCATG AACTTGCCTCTTCCGAAAGATAAGGAACAAGACAAGAAGGACAAGAAGAAAAGGCCCTCTGCTCCTTACATTCTGTGGTGCAAGGATCAATGGAATGAG ATCAAGAAAACAAACTCAGAGGCAGAATTCAAGGACATCTCAAACATGTTGGGGGCTAAATGGAAGACAGTTAGCGCTGAAGAGAAGAAGCCGTACGAAGAGAAGTACAATGCTGAAAAAGAAGCATATATGGAGGTAATGGCGAAGGAAAAGCGCGAGACGGAGGCACTGAAGCTGTTGGAAGAGGATCAGAAGCAGAAGATGGCGATGGAGCTTCTTGAACAATACATGCAGTTCAGACAAGAAACAGAGAAAGAGACTAcaaagaagaacaagaaagagAAGGATCCATTGAAGCCAAAGCACCCAATGTCAGCATATATCCTTTTCACAAACGATAGGCGTGCGGCTCTTGTTGCAGAGAACAAGAGCGTTGTGGAAGTTGCCAAGATCACAGGGGAAGAGTGGAAGAACATGACGGAGGAACAGAAGAGGCCTTAcgaggagatggcgaagaagaagaaggagcagTATGTTCAAGAAATGGAAGCTTATAAGCAGAGGAAACATGAAGAGGCTGCAAATCTCATGAAGGAAGAGGAGGAGCACATGAAGCTTCAGAAGCAGGAAGCGTTGCAGCTCCtcaagaagaaagagaaaactGAAATCCTCATCAAGAAAACAaagcagaagaagaagcagaacaAGGAAGATAAGAATTCTGACCCAAACAGGCCTAAGAGGCCTCCATCCTCATTCCTCTTATTCAGCAAGGAAGCAAGGAAAGCTTTACATGAGGAACGTCCAGGAATCAACATTTCCACCCTTAATGCACTCATTTCATTGAAGTGGAAG GAACTGAGCGAGGAAGATAGACAAATGTGGAATGGGAAAGCAAGTGAAGCAATGGAAGTGTACAAGAAGGAATTGGAGGAATACAACAAAACCATTGCTACTTCAactgaagaatga